A genomic segment from Aspergillus puulaauensis MK2 DNA, chromosome 1, nearly complete sequence encodes:
- a CDS encoding aldehyde dehydrogenase family protein (COG:C;~EggNog:ENOG410PUWE;~InterPro:IPR015590,IPR029510,IPR016161,IPR016162, IPR016163;~PFAM:PF00171;~go_function: GO:0016491 - oxidoreductase activity [Evidence IEA];~go_function: GO:0016620 - oxidoreductase activity, acting on the aldehyde or oxo group of donors, NAD or NADP as acceptor [Evidence IEA];~go_process: GO:0055114 - oxidation-reduction process [Evidence IEA]), with protein sequence MSNQIRTISPSTGEAIFEHPGHSISQVRQIANVAKDACHSFRSLILGERKAIVAKFLTILSENKEKLASELTQQMGRPISYTAGEIDTACKRGNYLLSIADSSLRTIPGEPEEGFRRFVKKEPVGPVLISTAWNYPYLITINALIPALLAGNPVILRPSPQTPLVGDRLASYFHEAQLPKPFMQVIHCASCEVLGDITTIPEIKLVCYVGSTSGGLQLRTASARRLLPLNLELGGKDAAYVREDADLRYTAAQIVDGAVFNSGQSCCSIERVYVHSDVHDVFVEEVQRELAAYVVGDPTDRATTVGPVISNQAVRNIQGHIDDAVAKGAIDVTPNSPGLHSPPKLGSYIAPRVLTNVSHNMNVMRDETFGPVIPIMQVNNDQEAVAAMNDSEYGLTASVWTRDIQRGEALIDEIEAGTVFINRCDYPSPDLAWVGWKNSGLGSSLGPQAFDAFYKLKSFHIRESQC encoded by the exons ATGTCCAACCAAATTCGAACGATCTCGCCCTCCACTGGAGAGGCCATCTTTGAACACCCCGGCCACTCCATCAGCCAAGTCCGCCAGATTGCAAATGTTGCAAAAGATGCCTGCCACTCGTTCAGATCACTTATACTCGGAGAACGCAAGGCAATTGTTGCCAAGTTCTTGACCATCCTCTCcgagaacaaggagaagcttgCGAGTGAATTGACACAGCAAATGGGGCGTCCGATCTCCTACACTGCGGGGGAAATCGACACGGCCTGCAAGCGCGGAAATTACCTTCTCTCGATTGCAGACAGCAGTCTGCGGACCATCCCCGGagagccagaagaaggaTTCAGGCGATTCGTCAAGAAAGAGCCCGTTGGACCAGTCCTGATCTCCACAGCCTGGAAT TATCCCTACCTGATCACCATCAACGCCCTAATCCCAGCCCTCCTCGCCGGAAACCCTGTTATCCTGCGCCCCTCCCCCCAAACACCACTCGTGGGCGACCGGCTGGCCTCCTATTTCCACGAAGCGCAGTTACCGAAACCATTCATGCAGGTGATCCACTGTGCATCGTGCGAAGTCCTTGgcgacatcaccaccatccctGAAATTAAACTCGTCTGCTATGTGGGGTCGACATCGGGGGGTCTCCAGCTTCGGACAGCTTCCGCACGCAGACTCCTCCCACTTAACCTGGAACTAGGGGGTAAAGACGCGGCGTATGTGCGTGAAGATGCGGATTTGAGGTATACAGCTGCGCAGATTGTTGACGGGGCGGTGTTTAATTCGGGGCAGAGCTGCTGTTCCATTGAACGGGTTTACGTGCATTCTGACGTGCATGACGTCTTTGTGGAGGAGGTTCAAAGGGAACTAGCAGC GTATGTCGTCGGCGACCCCACTGATAGGGCGACCACCGTGGGGCCTGTGATCTCGAATCAAGCTGTCAGGAATATACAGGGTCATATAGACGACGCCGTTGCCAAGGGTGCCATTGATGTTacccccaacagccctgGTTTACACTCGCCCCCGAAACTTGGCAGCTATATTGCGCCCAGAGTCCTTACGAATGTGTCTCACAATATGAATGTGATGCGCGATGAGACATTTGGTCCTGTAATCCCTATTATGCAAGTCAACAATGACCAGGAAGCAGTTGCCGCAATGAACGATAGTGAGTACGGCCTAACGGCAAGCGTCTGGACAAGGGATATCCAGCGTGGCGAGGCCCTAATCGACGAAATCGAAGCCGGGACTGTCTTTATTAACCGATGTGACTACCCGAGTCCG GACCTTGCATGGGTAGGCTGGAAGAATTCAGGACTGGGATCCTCGTTAGGACCACAGGCATTCGATGCGTTTTATAAGTTGAAGAGCTTCCATATTCGTGAGAGTCAGTGCTAG